AGAGTACCACGATGCCCAGAGCGAAGGCGCCGTAGCGCGAAGCCTCGGTCCTCCCGGTCTTCGCCAGAAGCCAGCGTCCGACGGCCACCGCGACCGGCACTTTCGCGAGATACACGGCGAGCGCGTCGATCAGGAGAACCGCCAACGCCAGCGGGATCGTGACGATCAGGATGCAGGACACCACCGCCGCGACCGGGACGACGATGAACGCGAGGAACCCCACGCCGAGGTTGCGGAGCACGTCCCCCCGCGCGGCCGCGAGGACCGCCCCACCTGGCTTCCGGGAGATCGCCAGCGCGGCGAGCCCGACCAGGAATCCCACGACGAGGCACGCGACCCACTTCACGAGCTTCCAGAAGAACGACGGGTGGTGGCCGATGCGGACGAGGGCCCGGTGCTCGCGGTCGACGGTCCCGCGGACGATGCTCTTCTCGTCCAGGGTCGGGGGCACCCGCGAATCGTAGGACAGGTTCCCGCCGATCCTCGCCTTCGGGTCGACCTTGAGGAGATCGGCCTTGAGCGACGCGTCCTTGCCGACCGTGCCCGACAGGGAGAGCTGACCGCCCTCGGCGGTGAGGTCCCCGTCGATGGCGCCGTCCAAGTTGATCTGCCCGGCGTAGACCGACGCGTCCCCGGCGACGTGGGATCCGGCGGTGAGCGCGACCGTCCCGCACTTCGCGTCGAAGTCGCCACCGACGGATCCCGCGACGTTGCAGTTCGCCCCGCGGGCTTCGAGGTCCTTCCCGACCTTCCCGCCGACGTTGAGCGTCCCGCCGATGAACTTGACCTTCCCCGTCACCTCGCCCGGGATCTCGAGCGTCCCACCGAACACCCAGAGGTCGCCGATCTGCTTCCCGGCGATCGTCGCGGTCCCCTTGAACAGCTTCAGGTCCCCTTGGTGGGTCTTTCCCAAGGGGATCGTGTAGTTGCCGCCCGGATCCGAGAAGTCGGAGTCGTAGGCGGACCCGGCCGCGATGGGCAGGGCGAGAAGCGCGGCCAGCACGACGGCCGCCGCCCACGCGGCCGTACGCGGCGTTCTTCGTCCGGCGTCCGGTGGCTTGGCCATGGTCGTGTCCTCCCGCGATCCAGGTTGGAGCGCGCGGAGCGCCTCGTCAACGGGGTGGAGGGTGAGCGGTCGGAATGGCCCGGTGAGCGGTCGCCACCGGGAGGCGGCCGGGGTGGCGAAATGGGCCCTTCACCAGGGGATGATCTCGCGCAGTCGCCGGGCCTGTCGTCGCGACATCGGGACGACGCTCCGCGCCGCGTCGCGGATCACGATCCTGAACGTGCCGGCGTCGCCCGGGAGGATCTCCGCGATTTGGGAGAGGTTCACCAGGTAGGCGCGGTGCGACCTGAAGAACGACGGATCGAGGGCGGCCTCGAGCTCCGCCAGCGGCCGCTCGACGAGGAAGCGTCCCAGGGCGGTGTGCGCGAACACCAGCACGTCCTCCGCCTCGAACCAGAGGACGTCGGCGGGGTCGAGCAGGACGATCTTCGCGCCGCGCCTTCCCGGGACCCTGAAGGGTCCTCCCTCGCGCGGGGCGGCCGGCCCGAGCGCGTCGGGGCGGGGGAGCCCCGCGCGGATCTCCTCCAGGACCCGCAGCAGGTCGGGCGCGGCGGAGGCCTCCCGC
This sequence is a window from Terriglobia bacterium. Protein-coding genes within it:
- a CDS encoding response regulator, which translates into the protein MTLRAAIVDDEKPARDRIRRLLEEHPDVEVVGEAADGKSAVALIDRERPDLCFLDVQMPEADGFEVLRRVRHVPRVVFTTAYDEYAVRAFEVNSLDYLLKPFARRRFAAALERAREAIRREASAAPDLLRVLEEIRAGLPRPDALGPAAPREGGPFRVPGRRGAKIVLLDPADVLWFEAEDVLVFAHTALGRFLVERPLAELEAALDPSFFRSHRAYLVNLSQIAEILPGDAGTFRIVIRDAARSVVPMSRRQARRLREIIPW
- a CDS encoding polymer-forming cytoskeletal protein, with amino-acid sequence MAKPPDAGRRTPRTAAWAAAVVLAALLALPIAAGSAYDSDFSDPGGNYTIPLGKTHQGDLKLFKGTATIAGKQIGDLWVFGGTLEIPGEVTGKVKFIGGTLNVGGKVGKDLEARGANCNVAGSVGGDFDAKCGTVALTAGSHVAGDASVYAGQINLDGAIDGDLTAEGGQLSLSGTVGKDASLKADLLKVDPKARIGGNLSYDSRVPPTLDEKSIVRGTVDREHRALVRIGHHPSFFWKLVKWVACLVVGFLVGLAALAISRKPGGAVLAAARGDVLRNLGVGFLAFIVVPVAAVVSCILIVTIPLALAVLLIDALAVYLAKVPVAVAVGRWLLAKTGRTEASRYGAFALGIVVLYLLFAIPVLGWVLWFGCVFLGLGAMLIGIRDWRQARKQSAAAPPPLPEPPSAPPALPVEGA